The genomic segment aattttaactcGTTttcgctgtaattaattaaatctaaTCAATTTGTATTGTAACAATGATTAGGAGTTAATGACACCACAAATTCTCACAATGGAATTGTGATAGAAATGAGTTTCATGCCCATATTTTTCGAAAATAGAGAAAGGACTAACACATTAAAGTTATTTTTTAAAGGCAAGAAAAATTTATTGCAGGGAACATTTACCTTTTAACAGAATCTTCCTAATTTTTATTCATTAGTAACAAAATAGGGCAACATCTAGAATATTTCCCCTTCAATAAAGCATTTTGAGTACCGCAATTTTTGTGGCCAATTCCAATATACTCATTTAGCtgataatactttttcatgcaaaacaatACTTTCTTCCATTGGAGGATATATTCTTATACTAACATCGCAAAAATCACCATCAACGACAACAATTTCATCTTCATGCTTCAGGAAAGCTGAATTCGTTTATGTTTTAGTACCATCTTCATTATTTGAAAACTGATCAAAAGAATTTCCTTCAGGAACAATTGAATGTTGTTTCTTTGTCATAGCACGAGGATCCGTGACAGTTAATGGAATAACTGAACAAGAGTGTATTTGCTCGTTAATCTTAGAGATGGATGCTTTCTCCAGTTCAGTAGGATCAGTATTATCGTCTCCAATCACATTACTTCAGATACCTTGATCTCTCAGAAACAGTGCAACAGCCAATAAATTCTACTGAATTTCTGCAAAGTATATGTTCGAATTGACAtgaaagaaaaaacaaaattgCGTATGTCTTACCAGCAGGGAGGCAACACCATCTTCTCAAGAAGCTTTACAGTATGTTTGTCAACCAGGATTTGAGAGGATTTCGTGGGATTTGAAATTggatttggaattggatttggaaattcaagtatttgaaattccatttggtgtttagtttaaaatttaaaaatgatatttacatATCTATTTCTTGTTTGGAGAAAAAAAGATTCGaatttggaattttaaaattttactaaactaCCCTTAGAAACTTTTGGTGGAGAATGATGTGTTGGATAAAAaagtaattttatgtttttaaaaatccaaatcctaccaaatcttatcaaatttgatggGATTTGGATATACTTGTGGAAATCCCATGAAATCCTAAGCAAATCCGaatctttttttttaacatcttgccaaacagtaaaaataggattttgaaatccaaatcCCATGAAATCCTCCCAAATCCTGGTTGTCAAACACACTGTTAATGCTTTTGATCCAACCAATTCTAACTTAGAAAGATGACCCTTAAGAGAAATACATCTAACTGAACTACCTGTAACATCTATCTACGATAATTTCTTTTCAACACTCGCTCAAAGAATAGATAAAATTTTGTCAGTCATCGTTTCACCGGACCGACCCAATGTATAAATTTTTGGCTATAttaaagcccaagcccaataaCACAATTTTACCCATAAAAGCCCGCAATTTAAACGCAGCCACAACAATAGGGTTAGGTCATTAGTTGGAGTGTCGATCTTTGTTTTACCTCTGTGATTCAGAGTCCGTCAGTCATGTTTTTTTCGTCGTCGTTAATTTATGGGAAGGATTGAAAGatcctttcttttttttttccgtgCCAGCATAAATTTATGATCTTTTCCCACATCAATTCTTATGGACAAAACTTGTTCTCGGCAAAGTCAGGCGGATTCAGCtacacaaagtccaagaaaaCGAAAGCGGAAGCACAAGGTACGTAAGAAGTCGACTTTTTAACACATCTGATTGTCGATATATTCATAATTCAACACTCTGGCTGAAGGGTTACTAAAGTTTGCTTTTTTACGTTGTTTACGCCAATACACGTTCAGGGTGCTGATCCTTTGGGTGTTAAGAGAGATAGTATTGGGATTGATATGTTGTCTGATGATATGCTTGTTGTCATTCTGTCTTATATGAGTTTCAAAGAAGCTGCCAGGACTAGTCTTCTCTCACGTAGATGGAGGTATTTATGGATGTTTACATCTGGGACATTGGAATTTGAGGATATGGATAGTGCCACTGGAAGTAAAATCAAATGGAAAAAGTTCAAAGCCAGGGTGAATCGTGTCCTGAAGTTACATCAAGGCCCGCATGTTGATAGTTTTATTATTCGTATTAGACATGCACAGCCTCGTCATAGTAGACGTGCACTCCCTCGACTTCGTGGCGTCAATAGTTGGATATATTTTGCAATGCAGAAGGAAGTAAAAAGGTTTAATTTGGATTTGCAGGTCCGTGAGAGGTTTTATTCGGAGTACAAATTTCCTAGCCTTGAGAAGTTGTTATCACGTACACATGAGGTCAAGCCTGCTTTTGGTTTGCTAAGGTCCCTTGAGTTGGTTCATGTTGACATCGAGGATGAGGTGGTTCAGTATTTCCTAGCATCATGTTCGTATCTTGAACAGCTGTGCATAAGGGCCTCTCGTGTTACAAAGAATCTTCGAGTTGTTGATCCATTACCAAACTTAAGAGTTATGGAAATATCCGAATGCTACCATATCCAAAGTCTGGAAGTATCTGCAATGAATCTTATCTCGTTTATGTACGATGGGAATGACATCAGTCTGCCGTTCAAAAAAATTCCAAATGTCTCTGAGCTAAGTCTTGGCGGGGGATTTTGCCAGTCCTTTATGTGTGAACCTAGCAAACACTCAAGTTattcagttcagctggtgaCGCTGGCATTAAATGTTGATATTATGGTTGGTTTTCTACCATTATACTTTTGCTCGCTCCTATTTAATAATAGCTGATCTTAACAATCGGAAAGATCACTAATATGATCCTGTCTCGACTTTTTTGTCAGTTTCCTCCGAGAATGATATCCGCTCCTCGTGATCTGCCTCAGTTACACTCCCTCAAGCGGCTGGAATTGAATGTTGTGTCACAAGTTGGCCGGAGCCTTCTCTTCTTTGCTACATTGGTCAAGGCGTCTCCTTTCTTACACGAATTTAGAATCAAGGTGAAGGCTCTTTCTCTAAATATTCGACTTTATAGTTAACATGTTGAATTAATATcatatgaattattttaaatgtattcTTACTGAAGCATTAGGCATGTTATCTCGGACGTGACTTGAGATTGGTTTGGACTTGATCATCTGAGGCATGTCAAGCATCACTTGTTGGAATTGGCAGAGCTTGAATATGTATTTAACTTGTTCATATTTTGAATCATACTTGACCTTGGCTCAGTTTTTTAAAAGGCGCACCCCTTGGCGAGGCAAAACCTTTGTGCCTCGAACCTACACGGTTAAGCACACTTCGTTGTGGCCTAGGTACGTCGCCTAGGGGAGACCTAGGTTTTCCTTGAGGAGAGACCCCATTATTTTAAGACATAATGGGTGCTTTGATCTCTCTTCTCTCTGTCTCCCCTTGCCGGATGCGCTCTCTCTATACATTCTCATGCACCTGTCCCTCGCAAAATATTCTCTTGTTTGGTAGAACAGATTCCaagagaaatgatttttttttcgtTAGAAGAATTGGACACTTGCTGGTTGATATTTAGTGATTGATGATTGCTAGGACCAAATTTGTTTAGTATGCTTTACAATTGAATGTCATAAGTTAAATCAATCTGAACGAGGTTGTTGAGGATGTTCTTGCATTTTACTTCAACTAGTTTGATGATATGGGAAATCAACAATTTAAACCAATGTGAACGATATGTTTGGTAATATGAGTTTGTCTGCCTGAATTTCTTATTTTCCAAATCCTACTCTAATCAATTGAGATGAGCCTTTTATTTTCTTTCATATTGATGCAGGTACGTTACCTTGTGGATCTACCATGGTATACGGTAATGAAATAAACTCTGACTGCTgttgaattattatttttattaatatttttcctGCCACGAGAACTCTGCTATTCAACATTATTTTTAACTCTGCTCTTTATCAATCATCGTGACAGATAAGCTCTCTGATGATGTTTCCTGAAATAAGCGCATTCGCAGCCAGATTCCGACACCGTCATAAAAATCTTAAGAAGTTTGAAGTGTCTGGATACATCGGGTGTCCGAGTGACGAAGAATTTGTTCTGCACTTATTTAAAGTTGCTCCATCTGTTGAGATGGTTGTTATCGACACCCAGAGTGAATGTTATGAACAAATGCTATGGGACTGCTCTACCATGTGTAACAAGGAAGAAGGTGCTCAATGTTTTTGTCAAAGGGATCAAATGAAACTACTGGAGGCTAAATCTGGGGCCAGGACAAGGGTGGAAGCAAAAGAGCGTGCCAAGCAGCTGGAACTCAGTTCTCCTCCGAAAGCCGTACTAGTTATTACATGATATTTGAttcttttagtttttttttttagaaatcaATCTGGAAATTGGAATATACAAGGCCTTAGTTTTGCCACTTAATACAATTGATTGCATTTCATttccctcttttttttttatttaagtttCAGTTTCATGGGGAAAGTTTAAAAAAGGTATTCACGATAAAACATGGATTAGCTACTAAAAAATAAGTTGGTTTGTGTATTATGTTTGAATTATATTGTGTATGTGTAATCGGCGGCTGcctcttttcttctttttattctttttttttgaattatatAGGTTTGTACTTCGACAACATGACgtcaacaaaatatttttagttgGTATAGAAATTTGACGTGAGAGGCACACAGATGATCAAGAAAATCGAAGATTTACAATTGAAAAGAAAGAATGAAATGAAAATTTGAGTTGAAATCATGGGACACGGTGATGAATTTGCAATAGTGAGaagctttttgtttttgtttttttttaaaaattggatAATGGGAGTTAATTTGGGATCATGCAAAGAAGAAGATAATTATTAGTAGTAATGCatgtatttatattttatttctccTATATATTATGAGATTGAAGGAATATTTAGAAGGGTTAAATTTGTGAAGATActgaaatttattttttctgACATTTGAAGAGCAAATAGTTAATGTGTACATTTTGTTATttagtttaaaaataataaaataactatgataactataattttttgtattaacattttagaataaaaagTATTATTGATTAAAATGCATTCAAAAACAATGTGATCAGTGATGGAATTGATGGTGGCAGTAGGAGTTGTGGATTGCCTTCAACAGAGTTACTTGATTTGCATGTGGAAGAAAAAAACAAAACGATAACTCTGTGCAAGGGGATATTGATGAGAGCGATTCCGCGAGTGGTGCGGGTAGTTCACAATTAGTCGTAGATATTGGTAATCATTTTCCAACCTCAATTGTGCATGCTGTTATGACGAGGAGCGACCGTGTGAAGAAAAAGAAGGGAGAAATGTTTGTAACTTCACCAAGTTTAATACCTAAACGTGGAAGGAAGGTGTCCAGACAGAACGTAGTATTGAATGATTCTATTCTGAATTCGGTATTGTGTTATATAGAACTTGTTAGTATGACTTCTTTACCTTGTTGGACAAATAAAATCCAGTAATACGGTGATATTTTATCAACAAATTAGAAGGAGGCTTATTGTATAGAAATACTGGGTTTTAAGAAATTAATACTTCggaaaataaaaggaaaaaaaaatgatattaggGTATGTTAGTGATTTGGAATTTGAACAGGTTAGAGATATTATTAAGGATGTGGCAATATTATTATCTAATTGGAATAATTTTGGTTCCTAGATTTTGATAATTCTCGAAATTTCTTATTAAGttggattgcactagaaatcatAAACAATTTATGCGTCGAGACTAAATCGTTCGAATTTCCAAAATCTGGAGGCGGTGTTGCAGTATTTTGTGATGGTCAAAAATTGTTGAAGGGGAGAGGAGAGAAATTTTGGTGGACCAAATTTTGTGTGCAAAAATTCTTATTTCATATGACCGTCaatgaaatatatatagagGTTGGCTCCTGATCACACAAGGATTCTTTCTATTAGGATTCATAATTCTACTCTCACCAAGATCCcttattttcattaaataaaattttcatgttTATTATATCACGTATCAATCAACTATCGATAAtcaatgatatttttatatatacatatttatatctccatataacacacacacacacttaatTCTAGACTCCTCGAGAATATATTATATGAGATTTATACATATTAGTGTCAATAATACTagtactattatttaattagtaaattcaaaattcactaaataaataattgtgaactcAATATAATCTCGATTGACGATCTGAGAGTGCCGATGTATCAAAAATATAAATCTTATTcatataatcaaaattgaaaatttcgaatATCAAAATTTGCACTTTCTATATTTGATAGATGTCAGTTTTGTGAACTCCTTCACCAAAACATGCAGTTTCACTCTCTTTCTCCTATTAAAAATTAAGTTAACTCCCATTTCTTCAATTTTATGAATCAACTTATAACTCCTTTATAAGTATTCTATTTAAT from the Primulina eburnea isolate SZY01 chromosome 3, ASM2296580v1, whole genome shotgun sequence genome contains:
- the LOC140827666 gene encoding F-box/FBD/LRR-repeat protein At4g26340-like, which encodes MDKTCSRQSQADSATQSPRKRKRKHKGADPLGVKRDSIGIDMLSDDMLVVILSYMSFKEAARTSLLSRRWRYLWMFTSGTLEFEDMDSATGSKIKWKKFKARVNRVLKLHQGPHVDSFIIRIRHAQPRHSRRALPRLRGVNSWIYFAMQKEVKRFNLDLQVRERFYSEYKFPSLEKLLSRTHEVKPAFGLLRSLELVHVDIEDEVVQYFLASCSYLEQLCIRASRVTKNLRVVDPLPNLRVMEISECYHIQSLEVSAMNLISFMYDGNDISLPFKKIPNVSELSLGGGFCQSFMCEPSKHSSYSVQLVTLALNVDIMFPPRMISAPRDLPQLHSLKRLELNVVSQVGRSLLFFATLVKASPFLHEFRIKVRYLVDLPWYTISSLMMFPEISAFAARFRHRHKNLKKFEVSGYIGCPSDEEFVLHLFKVAPSVEMVVIDTQSECYEQMLWDCSTMCNKEEGAQCFCQRDQMKLLEAKSGARTRVEAKERAKQLELSSPPKAVLVIT